A window of the Synchiropus splendidus isolate RoL2022-P1 chromosome 6, RoL_Sspl_1.0, whole genome shotgun sequence genome harbors these coding sequences:
- the fmoda gene encoding fibromodulin a isoform X3: MWMVEEPGGIVKMRLVIVLSALLPLALSYARDPLAWLYGPRSQSYYMGSLQAGSKYECPAECDCPPTYPIAMFCDGRSLTTMPNVPSHVKYLYLQNNAIKAVPESALDNATSLVWLMLHHNQVTSEGIGPKAFRKLESLERLYLQHNNLSSIPANLPRSLRDLRLNHNRIEKVTGADLEGMDNLTVLYLHDNAITDMSASLKALTSLTLLDISNNKLTKVPNSLPGHLHQLYVESNSIDSLPEGFLGGFPQLQYVRMAHNLLTDKGIPSNTFNVSGLLELDLSFNKLERIPQVSSTLEHLYLQANQIKEFTLGSFCTVVDVTNFSKLRTLRLDGNEISRADIPSDSSLCLRMAAHVEI; this comes from the exons ATGTgg ATGGTAGAAGAGCCAGGTGGGATTGTGAAGATGCGTCTGGTGATTGTCTTGTCAGCTCTGCTTCCCCTCGCGCTCTCGTATGCCCGGGATCCACTGGCGTGGCTGTACGGCCCACGGAGCCAGAGCTACTATATGGGGTCCCTCCAAGCAGGATCCAAGTACGAGTGTCCCGCCGAGTGTGACTGCCCGCCGACCTACCCCATCGCAATGTTCTGTGATGGGCGGAGCTTGACCACCATGCCGAACGTGCCGTCCCACGTCAAGTACCTGTATCTTCAGAACAATGCCATCAAGGCCGTGCCTGAGTCGGCGCTAGACAATGCCACCAGCCTCGTGTGGCTGATGTTGCACCACAACCAAGTGACATCTGAGGGAATTGGCCCGAAG GCTTTTCGGAAGCTGGAATCCCTGGAACGCTTGTATCTGCAGCACAACAACCTGAGCAGCATCCCCGCCAACCTCCCGCGCTCCCTTCGCGACTTGAGGCTCAATCATAACAGGATTGAGAAG GTAACAGGCGCGGACCTTGAGGGAATGGATAACCTCACTGTCCTGTATCTCCACGACAACGCCATCACAGACATGAGCGCGTCACTCAAGGCGCTAACGTCTCTCACCCTGCTGGACATCAGCAACAACAAGCTGACCAAG GTGCCAAACTCTCTTCCCGGACACCTACACCAGCTGTACGTGGAGTCCAACTCCATCGACTCTCTTCCAGAAGGCTTCCTGGGTGGCTTCCCTCAGCTGCAGTATGTGAGGATGGCCCACAACCTACTGACTGACAAGGGGATTCCGTCCAACACCTTCAACGTCTCGGGTCTGCtggaactggacctgagcttcaacAAACTGGAGAGAATCCCTCAAGTCAGCTCCACACTGGAGCACCTCTACCTACAGGCCAACCAGATCAAAG AGTTCACCCTGGGTAGCTTCTGCACCGTCGTGGATGTCACCAACTTCTCCAAGCTGCGCACTCTTCGGCTGGACGGGAATGAGATCAGCCGTgcagacatcccatcagactcctctctctgtctgagGATGGCGGCCCACGTTGAGATCTAA
- the fmoda gene encoding fibromodulin a isoform X4, whose product MVEEPGGIVKMRLVIVLSALLPLALSYARDPLAWLYGPRSQSYYMGSLQAGSKYECPAECDCPPTYPIAMFCDGRSLTTMPNVPSHVKYLYLQNNAIKAVPESALDNATSLVWLMLHHNQVTSEGIGPKAFRKLESLERLYLQHNNLSSIPANLPRSLRDLRLNHNRIEKVTGADLEGMDNLTVLYLHDNAITDMSASLKALTSLTLLDISNNKLTKVPNSLPGHLHQLYVESNSIDSLPEGFLGGFPQLQYVRMAHNLLTDKGIPSNTFNVSGLLELDLSFNKLERIPQVSSTLEHLYLQANQIKEFTLGSFCTVVDVTNFSKLRTLRLDGNEISRADIPSDSSLCLRMAAHVEI is encoded by the exons ATGGTAGAAGAGCCAGGTGGGATTGTGAAGATGCGTCTGGTGATTGTCTTGTCAGCTCTGCTTCCCCTCGCGCTCTCGTATGCCCGGGATCCACTGGCGTGGCTGTACGGCCCACGGAGCCAGAGCTACTATATGGGGTCCCTCCAAGCAGGATCCAAGTACGAGTGTCCCGCCGAGTGTGACTGCCCGCCGACCTACCCCATCGCAATGTTCTGTGATGGGCGGAGCTTGACCACCATGCCGAACGTGCCGTCCCACGTCAAGTACCTGTATCTTCAGAACAATGCCATCAAGGCCGTGCCTGAGTCGGCGCTAGACAATGCCACCAGCCTCGTGTGGCTGATGTTGCACCACAACCAAGTGACATCTGAGGGAATTGGCCCGAAG GCTTTTCGGAAGCTGGAATCCCTGGAACGCTTGTATCTGCAGCACAACAACCTGAGCAGCATCCCCGCCAACCTCCCGCGCTCCCTTCGCGACTTGAGGCTCAATCATAACAGGATTGAGAAG GTAACAGGCGCGGACCTTGAGGGAATGGATAACCTCACTGTCCTGTATCTCCACGACAACGCCATCACAGACATGAGCGCGTCACTCAAGGCGCTAACGTCTCTCACCCTGCTGGACATCAGCAACAACAAGCTGACCAAG GTGCCAAACTCTCTTCCCGGACACCTACACCAGCTGTACGTGGAGTCCAACTCCATCGACTCTCTTCCAGAAGGCTTCCTGGGTGGCTTCCCTCAGCTGCAGTATGTGAGGATGGCCCACAACCTACTGACTGACAAGGGGATTCCGTCCAACACCTTCAACGTCTCGGGTCTGCtggaactggacctgagcttcaacAAACTGGAGAGAATCCCTCAAGTCAGCTCCACACTGGAGCACCTCTACCTACAGGCCAACCAGATCAAAG AGTTCACCCTGGGTAGCTTCTGCACCGTCGTGGATGTCACCAACTTCTCCAAGCTGCGCACTCTTCGGCTGGACGGGAATGAGATCAGCCGTgcagacatcccatcagactcctctctctgtctgagGATGGCGGCCCACGTTGAGATCTAA
- the fmoda gene encoding fibromodulin a isoform X2: MTSASMVEEPGGIVKMRLVIVLSALLPLALSYARDPLAWLYGPRSQSYYMGSLQAGSKYECPAECDCPPTYPIAMFCDGRSLTTMPNVPSHVKYLYLQNNAIKAVPESALDNATSLVWLMLHHNQVTSEGIGPKAFRKLESLERLYLQHNNLSSIPANLPRSLRDLRLNHNRIEKVTGADLEGMDNLTVLYLHDNAITDMSASLKALTSLTLLDISNNKLTKVPNSLPGHLHQLYVESNSIDSLPEGFLGGFPQLQYVRMAHNLLTDKGIPSNTFNVSGLLELDLSFNKLERIPQVSSTLEHLYLQANQIKEFTLGSFCTVVDVTNFSKLRTLRLDGNEISRADIPSDSSLCLRMAAHVEI, encoded by the exons ATGGTAGAAGAGCCAGGTGGGATTGTGAAGATGCGTCTGGTGATTGTCTTGTCAGCTCTGCTTCCCCTCGCGCTCTCGTATGCCCGGGATCCACTGGCGTGGCTGTACGGCCCACGGAGCCAGAGCTACTATATGGGGTCCCTCCAAGCAGGATCCAAGTACGAGTGTCCCGCCGAGTGTGACTGCCCGCCGACCTACCCCATCGCAATGTTCTGTGATGGGCGGAGCTTGACCACCATGCCGAACGTGCCGTCCCACGTCAAGTACCTGTATCTTCAGAACAATGCCATCAAGGCCGTGCCTGAGTCGGCGCTAGACAATGCCACCAGCCTCGTGTGGCTGATGTTGCACCACAACCAAGTGACATCTGAGGGAATTGGCCCGAAG GCTTTTCGGAAGCTGGAATCCCTGGAACGCTTGTATCTGCAGCACAACAACCTGAGCAGCATCCCCGCCAACCTCCCGCGCTCCCTTCGCGACTTGAGGCTCAATCATAACAGGATTGAGAAG GTAACAGGCGCGGACCTTGAGGGAATGGATAACCTCACTGTCCTGTATCTCCACGACAACGCCATCACAGACATGAGCGCGTCACTCAAGGCGCTAACGTCTCTCACCCTGCTGGACATCAGCAACAACAAGCTGACCAAG GTGCCAAACTCTCTTCCCGGACACCTACACCAGCTGTACGTGGAGTCCAACTCCATCGACTCTCTTCCAGAAGGCTTCCTGGGTGGCTTCCCTCAGCTGCAGTATGTGAGGATGGCCCACAACCTACTGACTGACAAGGGGATTCCGTCCAACACCTTCAACGTCTCGGGTCTGCtggaactggacctgagcttcaacAAACTGGAGAGAATCCCTCAAGTCAGCTCCACACTGGAGCACCTCTACCTACAGGCCAACCAGATCAAAG AGTTCACCCTGGGTAGCTTCTGCACCGTCGTGGATGTCACCAACTTCTCCAAGCTGCGCACTCTTCGGCTGGACGGGAATGAGATCAGCCGTgcagacatcccatcagactcctctctctgtctgagGATGGCGGCCCACGTTGAGATCTAA
- the fmoda gene encoding fibromodulin a isoform X1 yields the protein MGNLSRKMVEEPGGIVKMRLVIVLSALLPLALSYARDPLAWLYGPRSQSYYMGSLQAGSKYECPAECDCPPTYPIAMFCDGRSLTTMPNVPSHVKYLYLQNNAIKAVPESALDNATSLVWLMLHHNQVTSEGIGPKAFRKLESLERLYLQHNNLSSIPANLPRSLRDLRLNHNRIEKVTGADLEGMDNLTVLYLHDNAITDMSASLKALTSLTLLDISNNKLTKVPNSLPGHLHQLYVESNSIDSLPEGFLGGFPQLQYVRMAHNLLTDKGIPSNTFNVSGLLELDLSFNKLERIPQVSSTLEHLYLQANQIKEFTLGSFCTVVDVTNFSKLRTLRLDGNEISRADIPSDSSLCLRMAAHVEI from the exons ATGGTAGAAGAGCCAGGTGGGATTGTGAAGATGCGTCTGGTGATTGTCTTGTCAGCTCTGCTTCCCCTCGCGCTCTCGTATGCCCGGGATCCACTGGCGTGGCTGTACGGCCCACGGAGCCAGAGCTACTATATGGGGTCCCTCCAAGCAGGATCCAAGTACGAGTGTCCCGCCGAGTGTGACTGCCCGCCGACCTACCCCATCGCAATGTTCTGTGATGGGCGGAGCTTGACCACCATGCCGAACGTGCCGTCCCACGTCAAGTACCTGTATCTTCAGAACAATGCCATCAAGGCCGTGCCTGAGTCGGCGCTAGACAATGCCACCAGCCTCGTGTGGCTGATGTTGCACCACAACCAAGTGACATCTGAGGGAATTGGCCCGAAG GCTTTTCGGAAGCTGGAATCCCTGGAACGCTTGTATCTGCAGCACAACAACCTGAGCAGCATCCCCGCCAACCTCCCGCGCTCCCTTCGCGACTTGAGGCTCAATCATAACAGGATTGAGAAG GTAACAGGCGCGGACCTTGAGGGAATGGATAACCTCACTGTCCTGTATCTCCACGACAACGCCATCACAGACATGAGCGCGTCACTCAAGGCGCTAACGTCTCTCACCCTGCTGGACATCAGCAACAACAAGCTGACCAAG GTGCCAAACTCTCTTCCCGGACACCTACACCAGCTGTACGTGGAGTCCAACTCCATCGACTCTCTTCCAGAAGGCTTCCTGGGTGGCTTCCCTCAGCTGCAGTATGTGAGGATGGCCCACAACCTACTGACTGACAAGGGGATTCCGTCCAACACCTTCAACGTCTCGGGTCTGCtggaactggacctgagcttcaacAAACTGGAGAGAATCCCTCAAGTCAGCTCCACACTGGAGCACCTCTACCTACAGGCCAACCAGATCAAAG AGTTCACCCTGGGTAGCTTCTGCACCGTCGTGGATGTCACCAACTTCTCCAAGCTGCGCACTCTTCGGCTGGACGGGAATGAGATCAGCCGTgcagacatcccatcagactcctctctctgtctgagGATGGCGGCCCACGTTGAGATCTAA
- the LOC128760808 gene encoding sodium- and chloride-dependent neutral and basic amino acid transporter B(0+)-like, whose translation MKKYSWSSFKDTIFANPAVVDQDPYVGEGDENQERGNWTNKREYVLSSIGYAVGLGNIWRFPYLAYKNGGGAFLIPYFVMLVVAGIPLFFLESALGQFCSQGPINVWRAAPIMQGAGVSMVMVTLIVSIYYNVIIAYSIYYMFASFQSPLPWASCSAWSGSNCSVTPAVYCNISGVLVSNLTQENITSRPTILTAPIQSPSEEYWDGVALQRSSSLDETGPVVWHLALCLLLSTVICAAALIKGIKSSGKVVYFTATFPYVVILILLIRGVTLEGARDGIEFYIGSQSNLTKLGDAQVWKDAATQTFYSLSIGWGGVMTLASYNNFHNNVFKDAFVVTLTNAGTSVLAGFAIFSILGHMAFIYQTPIEKVVKDGFGLAFIAYPDALSKLPISPLWSVLFFFMLLTVGLDSQFAGIEVITTCMIDAAPKIFKSKRAILSIVTSVFLYLLGLPCVTQAGIYWVTLIDQFVATWVLLVLALLEIIGIIYIYGGNRFIGDMEMMLGQKSFCFWLWWRACWFVISPCLIAVILVWSLLTFTPPSYGSVQYPMWGQALGWCMIVFVLLWIPLFVVLNMLKAKGTVWNRLKSLCLPSEDWHPYLEIHRGEKYSKEACQQRHSDNSDVSQTDLTVISSKL comes from the exons ATGAAGAAGTACAGCTGGAGCAGCTTCAAGGATACCATCTTTGCCAACCCTGCTGTCGTCGACCAG GATCCATATGTGGGCGAGGGAGATGAGAACCAGGAACGTGGAAACTGGACCAACAAGCGCGAGTACGTCCTCTCCAGCATCGGCTATGCTGTCGGACTCGGGAATATCTGGAGATTCCCATACCTGGCTTATAAGAACGGAGGAG GTGCCTTTCTCATTCCTTACTTCGTGATGCTGGTTGTTGCCGGAATTCCTCTGTTTTTCCTGGAGAGTGCTTTGGGTCAGTTCTGCAGCCAAGGACCCATTAACGTGTGGCGGGCAGCGCCAATAATGCAGG GTGCTGGCGTGTCCATGGTGATGGTGACTCTCATCGTGTCCATCTACTACAACGTCATCATCGCCTACAGCATCTACTACATGTTCGCTTCCTTCCAGTCTCCTCTGCCCTGGGCCAGCTGCAGCGCTTGGTCCGGCAGCAACTGCAGCGTGACGCCTGCAG TGTACTGTAACATCAGTGGAGTTCTGGTGTCCAACCTGACTCAGGAGAACATCACCTCCCGCCCCACCATCCTCACTGCTCCCATTCAGAGTCCAAGTGAAGAGTACTGGGA TGGGGTGGCGCTGCAGAGGTCCAGCAGTCTGGATGAAACGGGGCCTGTTGTTTGGCACCTGGCTCTGTGTCTGCTGCTGAGCACGGTGATCTGTGCGGCAGCCCTCATCAAAGGCATCAAGTCTTCAGGGAAA GTTGTTTACTTCACAGCGACGTTTCCTTACGTGGTGATTCTGATCCTGCTGATCCGCGGCGTGACGCTAGAGGGCGCTAGAGACGGAATCGAGTTCTACATCGGCTCTCAGTCCAACTTGACCAAACTTGGTGACGCACAG GTGTGGAAGGACGCTGCCACTCAGACCTTCTACTCTCTGTCTATTGGCTGGGGAGGAGTCATGACTCTGGCGTCCTACAACAACTTCCACAACAACGTCTTCAAAGATGCCTTCGTGGTCACGCTGACCAACGCCG GAACTAGCGTGCTAGCTGGGTTTGCCATCTTCTCCATTCTGGGTCACATGGCTTTCATATACCAAACACCGATTGAGAAGGTGGTGAAGGACGGCTTCGGCTTGGCCTTCATCGCTTATCCAGACGCACTGTCCAAGCTGCCCATCTCCCCCCTGTGGTCcgtgctcttcttcttcatgctgcTGACCGTGGGTCTGGACTCTCAGTTCGCAGGAATAG AGGTGATCACCACCTGTATGATCGACGCCGCTCCCAAAATCTTCAAGTCCAAACGGGCCATTTTGAGCATCGTGACCAGCGTGTTCCTGTACCTGCTGGGTCTGCCGTGTGTCACACAG GCCGGGATTTACTGGGTGACACTCATCGACCAGTTTGTTGCCACTTGGGTGCTGCTGGTTTTGGCTCTTCTGGAGATCATCGGGATCATCTACATCTACG GAGGGAACCGTTTCATCGGAGACATGGAGATGATGCTCGGCCAGAAGAGCTTCTGCTTCTGGCTGTGGTGGCGAGCCTGCTGGTTCGTCATCAGCCCCTGCCTCATCGCG GTGATCCTGGTCTGGTCTCTGCTGACCTTCACCCCGCCCTCCTACGGGTCGGTTCAGTACCCTATGTGGGGTCAGGCTCTGGGCTGGTGCATGATCGTGTTCGTCCTCCTCTGGATCCCCCTCTTTGTGGTTCTCAACATGCTGAAGGCGAAGGGAACTGTGTGGAAC CGGCTGAAGTCGCTGTGTTTGCCCTCGGAGGACTGGCACCCGTACCTGGAAATCCACCGAGGAGAAAAGTACTCGAAAGAGGCGTGTCAGCAGAGGCACAGCGACAACAGCGACGTGTCACAGACGGACCTGACAGTGATATCCTCCAAGTTATGA